GCCGGCGCTCCCGGGCACGGGCGGAGATGCCGGCGGGGCGGCGACGGGCCCCGAGTGCCGGTAGCGGGCTCGCAGGGCCGGGGCGACCGCCTCGAGTTCCGCGTGGTCCCAGAAGATCGGGGAGACCACCACGGGGACGCCGCTCGCGGCCAGGGTCGCGATCTGCTCGCGGGCCAGATCGGCCAGTTGCAGGTCGAAGACGTGGGCCAGGGTGTAGCCGGCGGCGTCCGGCGCGGTCGCGAGGCTGATGTCCACGTGGATGCCGCGCCGCTCCATGGCGACCTTCGTCTGCAGCACCTGCGTCGTGTCGCCGCCAGGCACCGCGAGCAGGTCCGGCCGGGAAACGAACAGGATGCGCCACGGGGCACTCGCGTCGGCCGCAGCGCGCGGGTGGGCAGCGGCAGCGGCGGATGCGAGTCCCCGCGGCGCGGAGCCCGCGAGGGACGCCGCGAACGCCGCCTCCCATCGCTCGGCCACTGCCGCGAGGGAATGCCGGGCGGTGACGATCCGCGCCCCGCGTTCGGCCAGATCTTTGCGCAGCGCCGGATCGGCCCGCAGCCGCGCCAGGTGGGGGCCGAACCGGCCGGCGCCGGCGCCGGGGATCGGGTAACCCACCGAGGCCGTGCCATCCTGGCCGAACAGCCCCACGGCCGCCCCGTCCGGCCCCACGGCGCCGGGCCGCAGCGACAGGGCGTTGGCCAGCACGACCGGCGCGCCGCATGCCGCGGCCTCCAGCACCGTGGTGCCCATGCCCACGAATGCGTCGGCTCCCGGGTACAGCCGCTCGGGATCGTCGCGCCGGCCCAGGAAGCGCACGCGCGCCAGGCCCGCGGCCGCCACGCGGGCTTCCAGGGCCGCGCGTTCGGATCCCTCGCCGGCGATGGCCAGCCAGGGCTCCGCCCCGCCGGCCGCGGCGAGAGACACGTACTCGTCGATCAGCCAGCCCACGTAGGTCGCCTTGTCCCGATCCAGGCGGCAGACGGTCAGGACGACGAATTCGTCGTCGGCGGCTCCGAGCGATGCGCGCAAGATCTCGGGCCCCCTGCGGAAGCGCGCCAGGTCGATCGGGTTGGGCATGACCTGGCCGAGGCCCGGGGGAAGACCGAGCCGCGCGCATGCCAGATCCAGGTCGTCGCGCACGATGCCGAAGAAGCGGCCCGCCTCGGCGACCTCGCGCACCCAGTCCGCCTGCGCCGCCGGCACGAAATGCACGGGAGACAAGCATTCGAGGAAGAGCGGGATGCCCCTGTCGCGAGCGAGCGGATAGGCGAACTGGAAGGGCCGGACGGCCACCGCGGAAATCGCCTCGATCTCGCGGGAATCCAGGTAGCGGGCCAGGAGCCGCGCCTGCGCCAAGGCCTCGGCATGCGGCACTTCCGGCCGAGCCTGTGCGACGCAGCGCAGCGCCAGGTGCTCGAAGCCCGCGGCGGCGACCTCGTCGGCCAGGGGGCCCCCGGCCGACGCGAAGCGGATGTCGTGCCCGCGCGCCCGCAAGGCGTGGGCCTTGCGCAGGAAGTAGTACTCGACGCCGCCTGGCGCAAGCTGCTCGAGGAACAACAGGATGCGCAATGGCGCCCTACACGAGGCCGGCGGCCAGCGCCGCGGCGAACACGAGCAGCATGGCCGTCACCAGCTTCTGGATCGCGGGCAGGGTGACCTTGCCGAGCAGGCGGTTGCCGACCAGGGTACCGGCCAGGGCGGCGGCGACCCCTACCAGGACGGGCGTCAAGCCACCTTCCAGCTTCGCCAGCGGGCTGGCGCCGGGCTGCCAGAAGTAGCCGGAGAGCCGCGTCAGGTCGACCGCGAGGGCAATGGCGATGCCCGTCCCGAGGAATGCCTCCTTGGGCATGCCGGCCTTGACCAGCACCGCCGACCGGAATGCGCCCTGGAAGCCGGACAGCCCGCCGAAGAACCCCGAAAGCACCCCGCCGATCGGCAGCCAGACGGGCGAGTACCGGATGCGCTCGAGGAGCGGCACCAGTTCCAGGATGGCGAAGGCGGCCAGCAGCATGGCCACGACGAGCTTGACAGGCATGATCGCGAAGGTCCGGCCCGCCGCCTCCCAGGCGCCCACCGCCGGAAGCGCGCCCAGGATGACGAGGGCGCGAGCCCCCAGCCACGCGGCGGCGATGGCCGGCAGGCCGAAGCGCCAGACCACCGACCAGTCGGCGCGCTTGAGAAGCAGCGCGCCCTTGGCGGCGTTGTTGGCCATGTGGACCACCGCCGTCGCCGCCACGGCGGCCTCGACCGGCATGAACGCGGCCATGGCGGGCAGCAGCAGCGTCCCGAGGCCGAAGCCCGAGTAGAAAGTGAGGATGCTCGCGACGAGTGCGACGAATGCGACAAGTGCCAGAGCCATGCCCCCTAGCTTAGCGCGGGACGGCAAGTTCGCGATCTGCCGAGCGCCGCTTGCGCCTGCCGCTTGGCGCGAGACCATGGGTGGCCGAAACGGCGACGCGCCGCTGGAGAGGCGTTCATCGGTGGAAGCGAAGGTTTCGGTCCGCGAACTGGACGTGGTGATCCCGATCGGGCCGGGCGTCACGGTGGAGGGACAGGCCGCCGTTCCCGCCGGAGCGCGGGGCCGGGTGCTCTTCGTGCACGGGAGCGGGTGCAGCCGCCTGTTCGAGGAGCCGGGCGCCCTCGAGGAAGTCGCGCGCCACGCCGCCGGCTGGTTCGCCCGGCACCTCTAGTGTCTCGCAACGCAGAAGTCGCCGCCCTCCTCGAGGCCATCGCCACGGCACTGGAGCTGGAGCCCGGCAACCTGTTCCGCGTGCGCGCCTACCAGGAAGCGGCGCGCAGCGTCGGCTTCCTCGGGGAAGACATCGGCGAGATGCACCGGCAGGGTCGCCTGCTCGAGATTCGCGGCGTCGGGCAATCCATCGCCGCCAAGATCGCCGAGTTCCTGGATACCGGCCGCAGCAGCTACCTGGAGCGGATCTGCAAGGGCTTTCCGCCCGCGGTCCTGCAGCTCACGCGCGTGCCCGGCCTGGGCCCGCGCCGGGCCAAGCTGCTCTTCGAGAAGCTCGGCATCATGACGCTTTCTGACCTCCGGGAGGCCGCCGAAGCTCACCGTATCTGCGGCCTGCGGGGCATGGGCGAGCGCACGGAGGAGCAGATCCGCAAGGAACTCGCGAGGCTGACCCGGCGCTCCCGCCGCCATCCGCTCTGCCTGGCGTGGCCGCTCGCCGACAGGATAAGCGCGCAACTCCGCGCAAGTCCCGGCGTGATCGCCGCCGAGGCCGCCGGAAGCATACGGCGCCGCCAGGAGGATGTCGGGGACGTCGACATCCTGGTGGCCTCGGACGATCCCGCGGGGGTCAGGGAGGCGGTCATGCTCCTGCCGACCGCGCGGGATCTGCTCGCAGCCGGGGCCACCAAGATCTCGTTCCTCACGGCGGAAGACATCCAGGTGGACGTGCGCGTCGTCCCGACCCGGTCATGGGGAGCCGCCCTCCAGTACTTCACTGGTTCGAAGGCGCACAACATCGCCCTGCGGGAACGAGCCATCAAGCTCGGCTACAAGCTCAGCGAGTACGGCGTGTTCGACGCCGACAGCGGCGAATGGGCCGGCGGGTTGGACGAGGCCGAGGTGTATCACCTGCTGGGCCTGGACTGGATTCCGCCGGAACTGCGCGAGAATCGCGGCGAGATCGAGGCCGCCGAGGCGGGCAGTCTGCCGCGCCTTCTGGCCGAGGAGGACGTGCGCGGGGACCTGCACGTCCACAGCAAGTACTCGGACGGGGAGGATACGCTGGCGGCGATGGCCGAAGCGGCCAGGGAGCGCGGTTACCGCTACATGGCGATCACCGACCACTCGGCCGGGCTGGGCATCGCGCAGGGATTGACCCCCGAGAAGGCGCGCCGGCAGTGGGAGGAGATCCTCGCCCTGAACCGCCGCCTCGCGCCGTTTCGCATCCTGCGAGGAGTGGAGCTGGAGATCCGCGCGTCCGGCCAACTCGACCTGGCCCCCGACATCCTCGCCGGCTTCGAGTACGCCACCGCGTCGCTGCACCTGGGAACGCGGATGAGCGCCGAACGCCTGACGGGTCGCATGGTGGCCGCCCTCGCGTCTCCCTGGTTCAGGGGCCTCAACCATCCGACGGGACGCCTCCTCGGGCGGCGTCCCGCCTATGACTTCGACCTCGGCGCCGTGCTCGCCGCGGCCCGGGCGCACGGCAAGACCCTCGAGATCAACGGGGCGGGGGATCGGCTGGACCTGGGAGATCGCGCGGCGCGGCAGGCGCGCGACCTGGGGGTCAAGCTGTCGCTCGGCTCAGATGCCCACTCGGTCGGCGGCCTGGACGGAATGCGCCTCGCGGTGGCGATCGCCCGGCGCGCCTGGTGCCGTGCGGAAGACGTGATCAACACGCGGGACGTCGCCGACCTGGTCGCCGCATCCAGTGATATATTAGGACCGTGAGAGTCCTATTTATCGAGCCGACCCCGAATCCCGACGCCCTGAAGTTCAACGTCGATCGGCCCCTGCTTCGCGGCGGCTACCGGTCGTTCGAGGCCCCGGAAGCGGCCGCCGAAGATCCCCTGGCCGGCGCCCTCTTCGCCATCGACAAGGTGCGGTCGGTGTTCGTGATGCCCGAGTTCGTGACCGTGACCATCGCGCCCGACGGGGACTGGTGGACGCTCAAGCCGCGGATCCAGGCCGCCATCGAAGCCGTGGCTCCTGCCGCCGGGCAGGAGGCTCCGTCAGGCGGAGAAGTGCCGGCAGCCGGCACGGATCCTCGGCTGGATCGGATCGCGGAACTGTTCGACAGCCGCCTCCGCCCGGCCCTGGCCGGCGACGGCGGCGGCCTTGAGATCGTGGACCTGCGCGGCGACGACCTGCACATCCGCTACCAGGGCGCCTGCGGAAGCTGTCCCAGCGCCTTGTTCGGCACGTTGCGCGCCATCGAGGACATGCTCCGCATAGAAGTCGATCCGGCGCTGCGCGTCATCGCGGGTTGACGAACGAGCGTCAACCGACCGTGAATTGCCGGAAGGGGTTCTTCACGGTGGATAACCCGATCGGGCAACGGCGCCATCTCGAGGTAACACGGCCGGGGACTTCGTAATCCCACCGCAACATGGCTGACAGGTGCGGGCAATCTCGCGTGTTCAATATGGCAACACTGGCTGGGACACCGCATGGCCGCTAGCCGATGCGGATCTGGAGTGGAGGATTTGGAATGGCGAAGCGCAACCCCGCAACCTTCTTCATGCTGACCTGGTTGCCTTACCTGGTCGCCTCCGTGGGTCTGACGGGCTGGGTGGGATTCATCGACATGGAGGCCGTGCTGTTCGCATTCGCGGCGGCCACGAGCCTGGCAGGCCTGCTGACCCTGGTCCACGAAGTCGACTACCCGGCACTGGCGACTCGCGATGCCGAGGCGCTTGTCAGGCCCGCGACCGCGTAGAGTCTCTCGACCGAAATCTGGAGCCGCCGGTCCCCTGCACCTTCCGGCGGCTCCGAAGGTTTCTCGGGAGGATTCAGGCTCGCTCGGGAGCGAGGAAGGGCGGCAATTCGGGATAGAAATCGCCGGAGCGCGCCTTGAGCGCCTGGGACCGCCCTCGCGCCAGCAGGCCCGTGATGCCCAGTGCCCCCAGGAGGAAGGCCGCACCGTCCAGCGCGCGCCACGGCGAATCGGACGTGGAGCTGGGGAATGGCGGCGCGGGCAGAGGAGCCGCCTCTTCGAATTCCTGCTGCGGTCGCACTCGCTCGGCATTCACCGGCCGCGCCAGGCCGGCGCGCGCCGTTCGCACGTCGGGGCGCCGGGCCGGCAGTTCCAGCAGTACCTCGCCCGCGGGAACCAGGCGGACGCCGTCCCGGGTGCGCCCGATGGCGGCGTGGCGATCTTGCGCGCGAGTCTGCGTGCGGGTCCGTGCGCGGCCTTGCGAGGCGTCGGCGGCTGCCTGGCGCCAGCCGGCCCGTTTGGCCGCCCGCTTGGCCGCGGTGCGGTTCCGCGCGCCCTGCGACGCGACCGCCCTGTCGACGTTGATGCGCTCGTGCGGGTCAGGGAGCGTGATGACCTGGCCGGCGCGCACCCGCGCGGGATCGTCGATCTTGTTGAGGGCGGCGTTCTCGACCCAGCGCGGGCCGGATCCGAAATGCCTCTTGGCGATCTGGTACAGCGTCTCGCCCGACGAGATCGTGTAGCCCGAGCGCGCGGCGTACGCGGCGCCGCCCCAGCCCACGGCCAGCGTCAGCGCGGCCACGGAAAGCCACTTGACGACCGGGCGCCCCGGGCTCCGTGGGGGCTCCTCGCCCTGCGCGGCCAGGCGATAGAGGATGTCCATCTCGTGGGAGATATCGAGATCGTCCACGGCTTCCCTCCTAATACTCCCTTTATACTTAAGGGGCCGGCCGGCAAGCGGTGGTTATTGTCACGCCTACCGGAAATGCCGCCTTGACAGGCACCGGCCGATGGATGACACTCCCGAGAAGCCGCCCGGGGAGATGCTGGAGTGGTTGAACAGGCGGTCCTGGAAAGACCGTAGGTCGTTTAACGCGGCCTCCGGGGTTCGAATCCCCGTCTCCCCGCTCGATTTCCCAAGGAGTACTCCGACCATGATCCGCCAGATCATCGCCTCGGCGACCGTGCTGTGCTTCGCCGGCGCCGCCTTGGCCGCCGCCAAGGTCGTGGGCAGCAAGAAGGTGGGGATCGTGGTCGTGAAGCTCGCCACGCCCGGCGGCGCACTCGTCCCGGGCGACAACGACGTGACGGTCTCGGTCACGGACGCCAAGGGCGCCCCTCGTCCGGCCAAGATCAAGTCCCTGAGCATCTACATGCCCCCGATGCCCGGGATGAACGAGATGAAGGCCGAGGCCAAGCTGGCGCCAGCCCGCACCCCGGGTGTCTACACGGGCACCCTGCCGGTCGAGATGAAGGGCCCATGGACCGTCACGGTGCGCTTCGAGGATGCCCGGGGGCAGCACAAGGCCAGCTTCGACGTCGTGGCCAAGTGAACGGGCGCGATTGACGCTGCTGTTGGCGGTCGCTATGATCGGCCGGCCTTACCTCCGCCGCGAAACCCCGGGCCTGGCCCGGTAGAGACCATCTACGAGGAGCTGCCCATGCTGACGCAGACCGCGACCGCCCCGACCTCCCTCATCGAAGCGCGCGAACGCCTCGCCGAGACCGTCGGCTTCCTGGGCAAGCGCACCGCCGTGCGGCCCGCGGTGGGCATGATCCTGGGCTCCGGCCTGGGCGACCTGGCCAACGACGTCGAAGACGCCACCGTCATCCCCTACAGCGAGATCCCGAACTTCCCGCTCTCGACCGCGCCCGGCCATGCCGGCAACCTGGTGTTCGGGCGCCTGTCCGGCCAGGATGTGATGCTGATGCAGGGCCGCTTCCACACCTACGAAGGTTACAGCCAGCAGCAGGTGACCTTCCCGGTGCGCGTCATGAAGGCCATGGGGGCCGAGACCCTTATCGCGACATGCGCCTCGGGAGGCCTCAACAGGGCGTTCCGCGCCGGCGACATCATGATCATCACCGACCACCTCAACCTGACCGGCTCCAACCCCCTGATCGGGCCAAACGATCCGGACGTCGGGCCCCGCTTCCCGGTCATGTTCGACGCCTACCGGCCCGAATTGCGGGCCGCCGCGTTGCAGGCCGCGATCAACCAGGGCGTGCGCCTCCAGGAGGGCGTGTACGCGGGCATCGCCGGACCGGTGTTCTTCACTCGCGCCGAGTTGCGCTACCTGCAGATCATCGGCGCGGACGCCCTGGGCATGTCCACGGTTCCCGAGGTCATCGTCGCGGTTCATTGCGGGCTAAAAGTCCTGGGCCTGGCCCTGGTCAGCGACATGGCCCTACCCGACGCCATCCACCACGCGACCGAGCAGGAGGTCCTCGACACGGTCTACAAGACGGCGGCGGTCTTCCGCGGCCTGGTCAAGGAGATCTTGGCGAACCTCTGATAGAATTGGGTCTCCGGGCACTGTAGCTCAGCCTGGTAGAGCAAGCGGTTCATACCCGCTCTGTCACTGGTTCAAATCCAGTCAGTGCCACCTCTTCTCCGATTCGGGTTCTTCGGACGCCGTAGCTGCTTGTTGGCCGCTCGCCTTGAATGGCGTCCGAGCTAGCAGGGAAAGGAGTTTACGAAGCTCGAAGACGACCGGGCGTCGAGCATCCGGCAGTTCAGAAGAACATGATCTAAGAGCGATCCTTGCTCAGTGCCCCGAGACGCGGGAGGATCTTGCTCCCGGGCATCGAATCTTCACGCCAGTATTGACGTGGATTCGTCTAAACATTATCATGCAGAAACCAGGAGGCAATCGCATGCCCGGGCCATACTCTCGCGAGACCATCGACGCCAAACTCGATGCGATCCGGGCAGACGTGCGCGCCCTCGACGCCAAGCTCTCCGGGCAGATCGTGGCGCTCGACAGCAAGCTCTCCGGGCAGATCGTGGCGCTCGACAGCAAGCTGTCGGGACAGATTTCCTCCAGCGAGGCGCGGCTCGAGGGCAAGATCGACGGGTTGCGGACCGAGATGCGCATCTGGATTTTGATCATCGGCCTGGTCGTCTCGCCGGTCGTGGCGGGTATCGGGGCACGGGTCGCCACCTCGGTGCTGCCGGCCCCCGGGCCGGCCCAGAACGGCTTGCGCTAGACCTTCTTCGTGTACCTGATCGCTGACGCGCGCGGGGTTATGTAGAGCCTGCTTGCCAGGAGATTGCTGGTACGTTTGGCGGCAGCCGGCGAGCGCTGATGCCAGCGACCTACCTGGATTCGTCGGCCATCGTGAAGCTGGTGGTGGAGGAGCCGGAGTCGACGGCGCTGCGAAACGGTCGGGGTCGATCCATTCGAGCCTGTAGGCACGGGAGCCCAGGACCGTCTCGAACAGATGAGCCGCTCCCGCGAGCCCCGGCAAATCGTGCGCCGGATGGGTGTCCCCCCTACCAGATGGTCTCGACGTGCTGGTAGGCGAGGATCCGATGATCAGACGTGACGACCGGAGCGCGTAGCCGGCGGGCCAACGCAATGATGAACCGATCGGCAGGATCCCGGTGGATGTCTCCGGGCAGGTGAGCGCTCTCGATGGCATCTTCTTGTCGCAGGGACTCGACCCGGAGACCCGGATACGTTGCTGCCCGAGCGATCCACGACCTGGCGTCGCGGTCAAGTTCGAGCTTGCCCAGGCTGTTTTTCAAGGCGACTTCCCACGCCGAGATGGCAGACAGGACGAGCCCGTTGCGGCTCTCCTCCTTTTCGATGCGAAGCCGGGCCGAGCGGGTAAGGCGGGAGGGATTGGCGACCCACCAGATCCAGGGGGCCGTGTCGAGGACGATCACGCGTCCGAGGCCTCCCACAAGCCGGAAATCGGCTCGTCGAAATCGTCGCTCATCGACCCGACGGAGCCGCGGAGAGGATAGGCGACCGACTCCCGGTCAGCCCCGTCGGTCTCCGGGATGATGCGTGCGATCAGCCGCCCGCGCCGGGTGACGAGCACCTGTTCTCCCAGGCGAACCTGCTCGAGCAACGGGCCAATCGCCTCCCTCAGTTCCCGCACCGAGACCCTCTTCATGTACATGATGGTAAAGTGCTCGCGTACACAATGCAAGCACCCCGCCCTCGGTTCCGCGTGTTTACTGGCAGATACCTCCGAGTTCTCGACCGATCCCCCGGTTTTGCACCGCCAGTCCACTGGACGAGCCTACTTCTGCGGCAGGACCATGAAGCCGTCGAGTAGTTCGAACGTCGTCGCAACTGGAGGCGAGAGAATGGGTACCGAGAGGAAGCGCACGGTTTCGTCGGGGGTCTGCCAGTTCTGCGACGCCCAGGTGGCCAAGACGGCGATCGCCAGGCACCTCAAAGCCTGCGAGAAGCGGCCGGCAGGCCAGGAGGGGCGTTTCCACCTTGTTGTGGAAGGGCGCGGTGCCCCGGAGTTCTGGCTGCACCTGGACGCATCCGGGAAGGCCACGCTGGCGCACCTGGACGGCTTCCTCCGGAGCACCTGGCTCGAGTGCTGCGGGCACTTGAGTGCGTTCACGATCGAAGGCACGGAGTACGAGTCCAATCCCGAGCCAGGGAGCCGGGGAATGCGGCCGGCCCTCGAGAAGGTCCTTGCGAGCGGCATGAAGTTCCGGTACGTGTACGACTACGGCTCGTCCACGGAACTCACGCTTCGCGTACTCGGCGACAGCAACGCCCCGAAGAACGAGGACCGCGTCCGTCTGCTGGCCCGGAGCGTGCTCCCCGATTATCAGTGCGAGTGTGGCGCCAAGGCCACCAAGATCTACACGGAGTGCATGTGGAGCGGTCAGGCGCTGTACTGCGATGCCTGCCTCGAAGACGATGATTGTGGCGAGGAGATGGCCCTGCCGATCGTCAACTCGCCCAGGGCCGGGGTCTGCGGCTATACCGGATAAGCCTCGGCGTTCGAACTGTCAGGGCTACAAGCGTCAATGCCGTCGCCGGCGACCGGACGAAATCGCCGACCGTGCCGTCCGGCGTGCCCGCCACCTTGCCGAAACGCGCGGCGGTGCCCGTGCCGTTGGCGTAGCCCGTCTCGGTGCACTTGCCCGGGTAGGTCGAGACGGTCCCGTCGACGGCGTTGCCCGACAGGTGGGGTTCCGTCCCTGGCTCTGGGGCTTGCTGCCAGACAACGCGAAGGTCCTGGAGCGCTGGAGCCGCCAATTCCAGGTGTCGGCAAGAAGCCCATTCGACCTGCTGGGCTCGCCGATCGGTCACGATTGCGCGGGCGCCGTGCAGTTCGTAAGGGACGATCGGCTGGCCGACCTCCTGGAGGGGTCGGGCCACGTGGACTGGCTCAGCGAGGATGGCGTCGCCG
The sequence above is a segment of the Candidatus Tanganyikabacteria bacterium genome. Coding sequences within it:
- a CDS encoding type II toxin-antitoxin system prevent-host-death family antitoxin, which codes for MRELREAIGPLLEQVRLGEQVLVTRRGRLIARIIPETDGADRESVAYPLRGSVGSMSDDFDEPISGLWEASDA
- a CDS encoding FixH family protein, with the translated sequence MIRQIIASATVLCFAGAALAAAKVVGSKKVGIVVVKLATPGGALVPGDNDVTVSVTDAKGAPRPAKIKSLSIYMPPMPGMNEMKAEAKLAPARTPGVYTGTLPVEMKGPWTVTVRFEDARGQHKASFDVVAK
- a CDS encoding glycosyltransferase family 4 protein, with translation MRILLFLEQLAPGGVEYYFLRKAHALRARGHDIRFASAGGPLADEVAAAGFEHLALRCVAQARPEVPHAEALAQARLLARYLDSREIEAISAVAVRPFQFAYPLARDRGIPLFLECLSPVHFVPAAQADWVREVAEAGRFFGIVRDDLDLACARLGLPPGLGQVMPNPIDLARFRRGPEILRASLGAADDEFVVLTVCRLDRDKATYVGWLIDEYVSLAAAGGAEPWLAIAGEGSERAALEARVAAAGLARVRFLGRRDDPERLYPGADAFVGMGTTVLEAAACGAPVVLANALSLRPGAVGPDGAAVGLFGQDGTASVGYPIPGAGAGRFGPHLARLRADPALRKDLAERGARIVTARHSLAAVAERWEAAFAASLAGSAPRGLASAAAAAHPRAAADASAPWRILFVSRPDLLAVPGGDTTQVLQTKVAMERRGIHVDISLATAPDAAGYTLAHVFDLQLADLAREQIATLAASGVPVVVSPIFWDHAELEAVAPALRARYRHSGPVAAPPASPPVPGSAG
- a CDS encoding type II toxin-antitoxin system VapC family toxin, translated to MIVLDTAPWIWWVANPSRLTRSARLRIEKEESRNGLVLSAISAWEVALKNSLGKLELDRDARSWIARAATYPGLRVESLRQEDAIESAHLPGDIHRDPADRFIIALARRLRAPVVTSDHRILAYQHVETIW
- a CDS encoding NifU family protein, giving the protein MRVLFIEPTPNPDALKFNVDRPLLRGGYRSFEAPEAAAEDPLAGALFAIDKVRSVFVMPEFVTVTIAPDGDWWTLKPRIQAAIEAVAPAAGQEAPSGGEVPAAGTDPRLDRIAELFDSRLRPALAGDGGGLEIVDLRGDDLHIRYQGACGSCPSALFGTLRAIEDMLRIEVDPALRVIAG
- a CDS encoding purine-nucleoside phosphorylase: MLTQTATAPTSLIEARERLAETVGFLGKRTAVRPAVGMILGSGLGDLANDVEDATVIPYSEIPNFPLSTAPGHAGNLVFGRLSGQDVMLMQGRFHTYEGYSQQQVTFPVRVMKAMGAETLIATCASGGLNRAFRAGDIMIITDHLNLTGSNPLIGPNDPDVGPRFPVMFDAYRPELRAAALQAAINQGVRLQEGVYAGIAGPVFFTRAELRYLQIIGADALGMSTVPEVIVAVHCGLKVLGLALVSDMALPDAIHHATEQEVLDTVYKTAAVFRGLVKEILANL
- the polX gene encoding DNA polymerase/3'-5' exonuclease PolX, coding for MSRNAEVAALLEAIATALELEPGNLFRVRAYQEAARSVGFLGEDIGEMHRQGRLLEIRGVGQSIAAKIAEFLDTGRSSYLERICKGFPPAVLQLTRVPGLGPRRAKLLFEKLGIMTLSDLREAAEAHRICGLRGMGERTEEQIRKELARLTRRSRRHPLCLAWPLADRISAQLRASPGVIAAEAAGSIRRRQEDVGDVDILVASDDPAGVREAVMLLPTARDLLAAGATKISFLTAEDIQVDVRVVPTRSWGAALQYFTGSKAHNIALRERAIKLGYKLSEYGVFDADSGEWAGGLDEAEVYHLLGLDWIPPELRENRGEIEAAEAGSLPRLLAEEDVRGDLHVHSKYSDGEDTLAAMAEAARERGYRYMAITDHSAGLGIAQGLTPEKARRQWEEILALNRRLAPFRILRGVELEIRASGQLDLAPDILAGFEYATASLHLGTRMSAERLTGRMVAALASPWFRGLNHPTGRLLGRRPAYDFDLGAVLAAARAHGKTLEINGAGDRLDLGDRAARQARDLGVKLSLGSDAHSVGGLDGMRLAVAIARRAWCRAEDVINTRDVADLVAASSDILGP
- a CDS encoding TSUP family transporter → MALALVAFVALVASILTFYSGFGLGTLLLPAMAAFMPVEAAVAATAVVHMANNAAKGALLLKRADWSVVWRFGLPAIAAAWLGARALVILGALPAVGAWEAAGRTFAIMPVKLVVAMLLAAFAILELVPLLERIRYSPVWLPIGGVLSGFFGGLSGFQGAFRSAVLVKAGMPKEAFLGTGIAIALAVDLTRLSGYFWQPGASPLAKLEGGLTPVLVGVAAALAGTLVGNRLLGKVTLPAIQKLVTAMLLVFAAALAAGLV
- a CDS encoding LysM peptidoglycan-binding domain-containing protein — its product is MDDLDISHEMDILYRLAAQGEEPPRSPGRPVVKWLSVAALTLAVGWGGAAYAARSGYTISSGETLYQIAKRHFGSGPRWVENAALNKIDDPARVRAGQVITLPDPHERINVDRAVASQGARNRTAAKRAAKRAGWRQAAADASQGRARTRTQTRAQDRHAAIGRTRDGVRLVPAGEVLLELPARRPDVRTARAGLARPVNAERVRPQQEFEEAAPLPAPPFPSSTSDSPWRALDGAAFLLGALGITGLLARGRSQALKARSGDFYPELPPFLAPERA